DNA from Malus sylvestris chromosome 11, drMalSylv7.2, whole genome shotgun sequence:
GTTGGGAAATTTTCTTTGTTACTTATttggaaattaaatttgtggttATATATGTATGGCTGAATTAGTTTGGGAGTGCAGTATCTCATTTCATTTGTTCCTTACCTTGTTGGATCCTTCAGGTACTTTCCGATTCTGAGACAGTACGGTGGTTGAACCATGCAGTTGAAAAGATATGGCCTATATGTATGGAACAAATTGCTTCACAGAAAGTTCTCCTCCCTATCATACCTTGGTTTATGGAGAAGTACAAACCGTGGACTGTTGTATGACTATACCTTCCGATTTATTCATGTTCAATACTCTGGTTTTGATTACTCCAATTGATTTGGGTTTAAGTGCTCTCTCTTTTGAAAAGtcggatttttttttgggtagtATTTTGATAATTTGCTGATGTACTTTACTCTTGGGTTGCAACTTTGAGCAGATCGATTGCTGCAATGCTTACTTCTTTACTTTTGGCATGCAATTCTAGATCTTCTCATTTTAAGTTTGACTGTGAATCATCATATTTAGTTACGAGATCTTTAAAGATTTTTAATTAGATTTTTGACATGTGAACTGGTAGAGAAACTGTTCATTAAACTTGGATGCTATTCAAATGGCTATAACTTGTTTGCTCTATGTCTCCTCATCCATAAGAGAAATCAAATATTTGGGGGGTATAATATGTTAGACTTGGACTATGTTTATAGTATGCATTGAAGGGGATTGTAAACTAATCCCAAATGTTGTTTTGcttgtaaaattttaataaaacagAAGAGAGAGTGTATTCAAGTGCAGTGTATTTTGATTACTTTTTAGTGGCTTGTATGTGTGGGAAACTACTTCCAACTATTTCTCTGGTGGTTATGTTTTGATACTATTTGAGTTATTAGTGATGATTTATCATATTTTCAGGGTAAAGCTGTGGTACAGCATCTGTACTTGGGAAGAAACCCACCTATGTTCACAGAGATGAGAGTTCTTCGCCAATCTACTGATGATGACCACTTGGTAAGAGTTAATATTCTCCGGCCCATTGGACCAATATTTTTCTTCTGCACTCTGTGGCTTTCATACTAGAATTCAGCCAAGATGAAGTGAAACATTGTAATAAATGCAGGTTTTGGAGTTGGGGATGAATTTTCTGACAGCTGATGATATGCTTGGAATTCTAGCTGTGAAACTGAGGAAAACACTAGGTTTCGGAATCTGGACGAAGTTGCATATTACAGGCATGCATGTTGAAGGGAAGGTATAGATTTGCCTAACTTGTAATTCAGGATGGGATCTTAAGTCGGTTTAAAGTTTAGGAAGTTTGTAAATTTGTTAAGCATGATAGAAATAGAAGCACATGCAGAATACTTTCATGTGGGGTCTCCATGAGGATTAACTTTGTGACTGATTATTGCAACTTCTGAGTTCTCATTTGCACCACTTTATGTATATCTGTGAATTTAAATACCGCTGggaacttttatttttaatgattGAATTCTGACATGTGGCCTTCTCCGTTTTGCCTAATCTGTTTTGCCTTTTAGAAATAGCATTCGAGCTTTAGGGCTAATGTATTATCTCAGCCTGAAAAGCTTATGATTTATGTTAGATGTTCCATGTTATCTTAttgatttggtgaagtaatGTCAACACTGGCATGTGATAAGGCTGTGATTTTCTTTCTCTTGTGTAGGTCCTGATTGGGGTGAAGTTCCTTCGAAAGTGGCCTTTCCTAGGCCGTGTGCGGTTATGCTTCGTTGAGCCTCCATATTTCCAAATGATCGTCAAGCCTATTTTCACCCGCGGGCTTGATGTTACAGAAGTCCCTGGGATTGATGGATGGCTGGTAAGCTTTTATGATATTTTATGCAGATAAATTCTTAAATCTCGCCTTTCATGGGTCACTCACTTTGTCTTAGTGTTTACTAGTCTCTGATTTTCTCCTTCCTTGATTCCGTCTCCTAGGATAAGCTTCTCGCTGTTGCCTTTGAGCAGACACTTGTTCAGGTAAACTATTTGGATTTGACATACCATATATATAGTTCTTTGCCATCCGTTGGCTCTGTTGAATGCAAAGACTTCAGTTCAGATATCTCCTTGCACGTTGTAATGAAGGCCTTTCTCATTAAGCTGAAAAGCCTCTGGCCTAAGATTTCCATTTGTTGcaaatttctaatttcagaAAAATATCTTGATAGTTCTCTCCATCTGTAGGTGTTTCATACCttccaaataaaatttaaagttgATTAAAATTCCACGTgatttagttaaaaaaaaaaaaaaaccttgttcAAATGACAAATCATGGGACTTTTCGATGTTATGTTTCATATGGCAGCAAGACGATTCCGAAAATGTTACTAATTATCTTTATCTCTTTGCAGCCTAATATGCTAGTTGTTGACATGGAGAAATTTACTTCACCGGAACAGGGTAAGGACCACGTAAATACATTTTCAGTACTTCTGTCGATTAGCAGGATCTTCCTTTGGGAAGTATATAACTTATGTTAATCAAAGTTCATGTGGTGTGGATGCATTTATTGCTAGATTCTCTTGCATTCAGTCCCCATGTGATATAAGTTCCTCTCACTCATTCACTCTCTAAAATGTTTCAATTACTGTGTTCATGTGAATGACAGAAAGTTGGTTCACTGTGGATGAGAAGGATCCTGTTGCTTTTGTGAGAATAGAAGTTATCGAAGCATCTGACATGAAAGCCTCCGATCTTAATGGTTAGTTATTTGTTTGCCAGTACAACAAGATTTTTTAACTAACACAAGAAGGAggttattttttgtatttaataCAGATCTATGTTTTCAGGATTCGCTGACCCTTATGTGAAGGGTCGTTTGGGTGTTTACCAATTCAAAACTAAGATACAAAAGAAAACGCTGACTCCAAAATGGCACGAGGAATTTAAGATCCCCATTATCACATGGGATTCACCAAATGTGCTAGCTATTGAAGTTAACGACAAGGACATATTTGTTGATGATACCCTTGGGTTTGTTTCTGAACTTCCTTAATATATTATGTTCCGTACCGTGCCTAAGGCTTTGTAAATAATATTGCTATAGTATGTCTATTACATTTAGTTGATTACCGACTTAAGAGATTAATGATCTCAAGCACAAATTAAAGGACTCTGGAAGCTATTTACCTCCTtgtgttttggttttgatttaagtTGTTCTGTAGGTGCTGTTTTATTTGTACGATTAACTGATACTTCTTCTATATCCAGAGACTGCTCCATTAACATCAGCAATCTTAGGGATGGCGGGAGGCATGACATGTGGTTGCCTCTTCAGAACATTAAAACGGCTGGGAGGCTGCATGTTGCAGTAACCGTACTAGACGAAAATGAGAAGGtaaatttttccttttcaactAGTTCTACTGATAATGTCCATTAGGAAATTAaagttgtttataccatatttaggggaggagcccttattctataaaagggccttcTCACCTTCACAAACCCTAGgcctctcctatctagagcaaagctctcacactctctccctcacaaatactctcagagaaatacaatcagtgtggatgtagcccaaaccttggggtgaaccacgatacatcttgtgttatttacatttcttgcagattcacagccGGATCTACGTTGTAGTTGCAGCATAAATTAGAATGCATTGCTTCCACAAGAATGCTCAAGTGTGCATGCTCCTTCGAAAAAGTACCTTCACAATTTGAGGATCTCAATGAATCCTCTAATTGTTTTAGTTTCTGTTTTCCCTTGTTTCTCTCATGTATATTCTcacaattgaaacaaatttgaaGGCTCAATTCTCTAGGACATCTAGGTGATAAAGTTTTTTCAGGAACAGAAAAATCTTCAAAGGTTTGACTTGAGCCACTTTCTTACACAGGGAGATGACAGTCCAGATTTTCAGGAAAAGCCAGATGTGGAAGAACAAAGAAATTCCTCTGTCAGTGACACTGGTAATAAAGGTTCCTTCTCATCTGTATCGTTGGGGAAATCTCCTAAGGTAGCAGATCATTTTGAGCCCATTGATGTTGATGGGCAGAAAGATACCGGTATATGGGTCCATCACCCAGGAAGCGAAGTTTCCCAAACTTGGGAGGCTAGAAAAGGAAAGGTTCGACGACTTAATACCCAAGTTCAAAGGGAGCCTAATGGTAGTGGCATTGGATCCCAAGTTAATGATAGCAGCAGCACTGATGAGAATCCTGAAGATAAACATCGAATGACCTCAGTTCGCAGGGGTCTGCATATGATCAGTTCGGTGTTCCATAGGAATTCCAAGAAGGAGGATAATTCATGCAGCTTTAAAGAGCCAGTCGAAACCCCACGTGTGAATCTAAGGGCAGTTAATGAAAAGGATATTGGTGCGAGTAATGAAAAAGATATTGGTGTGCAACTTGTTATGGATGACGGCCTTTGTAGCCCTCTTTCTGGCAAGGCAAATTTAAAGGGTGGGGCGTCAAGTTCTGGAGAGAGTGGTTCGGATAGCCCAGGAAAGGGCAAGATGAAAGACATGGCAAAGAATCTCTACAAAAATGCTGAGAGGTCGGTAAAGCATGCACTTTCACGGAAAGGTTCTAGAAAGTCTCAAGCTGATTCCCGCACAGCGAGTGAAAGAGAAATTTTAGCAGATTCTATCTCTTCTGATGATGATTCTCTTCCGTCCCCATTTGTTGAAACGATACCGGTTGCCTCCAAGCCTATACCTCGCAGCTCCGATATTGATTCAGGTATAGCAGAGAAGCCCGTGGTTCAGCCGGTAATTGACACTGCAGTGGATGCTGAAGTCCCAGCAAATAGGGTTGAACTTGGAGAACTCGAAAAGTGATGAGGAGCTGAACAGCCCTGGAAGAAGTAGCGATGAAGAATCTTTTTTTTGGAAGCCGGATGAAGAATCTTTTTTTTGGGCctcttttttttgtaaataataAATATGTTGCATATATGTAAAGTTGTTTTGAGAAAGGTTTTGTGATTTGAACTTTTGTTTAATACGCTGGTACAAATTTGTTTAGTTATAGAGAGGCCATGGGCTGCTTAGGAGCCCAAGTCCAAGCTCACTATTTTGTCCAGGCCGAAACAATGACAGCACGACATGTATATAGCACGGTCAAAACAATGACAGCACGACACGTGGATAGGTAAACCCCAACATGACCCATTGCGACCCTATACATTGGTACAAAGTTGTAATATTTATATTGATTGAATTATTCATCTGTACTCCAcgaaaatatgaagaaaaaaaaaggtaattaAAATAACGAACTCCGTCTTCTAATCTTGAAGAGCAGATATTTTTTCTAATGTATGATTGCAAACATATCAATTTTGATGAAAACACAGCACAATACCAGTAAGAAGAACAATCAAATGACAGCCGGATTCAGGGATGCATATGCAAGGAACTCCTTATTACTTCCGATCATGGCCATGTCGTCTTCTTTTAAAGTCAAGGTGGCTTCTATGCCACCGCCATCATTCGTGTCCATCAATGCAATCATGTTCTTGAATTCGATGGTGCGAATGCTCACCCATGCCGGCTTTCCCCACCCGAAATTGGCTTTGTAGAAAGGAAGCCGGCACCAACTGCTAAAAGCATAGGTTTCTACATCATGTCTTCCCAGATTGCCGGACTCTTTGATGGTTTGCATTACCACATCACCACTAACCCCATTAGGGTGCTCTTCTTTATATACTTCGATGCCTTTTCGGAGTTTCACTACCAAGTTTTTGTAGTCTAATTCACTCTCTAAGTTCATTGCCGTGAAGCACCACACAAGATTCCCCATTAGGTTTTCTGCCTGCCCTGATAATCCTTTCCTTATGTTCACCGCTTGACACAAAACTGATGGCCTTATAGAACCCAAATTCCATCTTGAAGCTTCCATTGCGCATTTCCAAATGAGGGCCGACACTGCTTCAACACGCGTTGGTTTTGGCACTGTTGCGCTGGCAGCTTTGGTCTTGAGAGCAGCAATGTTTGAGGCGTCAAACACGTATCTCCGTGTTACACACTTGTCTTTAGGAAGGTGCACGGTAGGTTTTGGTGAGTTGAAGAAATCTTGTGGTGGGAATAGAGAAGCTGCAACGCTGAATTCTGCAGGATGCACGTCATGATCACGACTAATGGCTGAGCCGAGGGAAATTTCCGTCCAGTGCCTTATGAATGCGCTGAATGTTGAAGCATCGGCGACCTTATGACAAATTCTGACCCCAATTGCCAATCCACCGCATTCAAACAAGCTGGCCTGAACTAGTAGAAGATAGCCTGCTTCTGATTGATTGGATCCTATAGCAGTTGGGAGCAATTGATCTAGGATCGAAAATTCAGGTTTGTCCAAAATCTTCGATATGGGACAGTTAACTTGGGCCTCAAGAAATGCAGCTCCATGATCGTTGCAGCTGATCGAAACATTGTATTCGAATTTTCCCGCAAAGGGATAGAAGCGAGTGAGGGCTTCCGATAATGATTTCTTTAGAAGCTTGAGCTTTTCAGCAAACAGACAATGGCGATTGTTATTGACTTCATCGCCACTGCGACGATAGAAGAGAATTACTGGGATATAAATTTCAGGTTGAAACTGATCAAAAACAGATAGGCCCAAATTTCTGAGGTGGTGAGGAGTTGGAGAGGAGGGTTTAATTATTTCCTTGTGAACGACTTCAACCTTCATCTCTGAAGCCATCTTTTGTTCCACACTTTGAGTTACGATCGATCTTTTtattatgtttttagagaagCATTTAGCGTTTCGGATCAATCTGTATGTTTTGGATTTATCCAAGGAACATTTAGTGTTTGGCCTCAATTTGAAGGGCTGGCCACGCATGAAGACAGCAGATATGCTGTCATTTTTCCTTTCTGTTTTGTCTTCACTCGCTTCCCTAAGATTCGCTACCAAGTCTTTACGTCTATATAACGTTCAGCCAAAGCCAAAACCCTACCAACATTTTGGTATATCTTTTATTGTCCCAAGTTTAAAATGTAAGTTCTGTTTATCGTAGTTTAATCAACATATTAGTTAAGGTATATTGACTCACTGTGGAATGAACTGGGCTCTAGGGGAGCCCGATAGACAACCTAGGCATGAATTGCCTAGCCTACCGACTAGTGGATCTGACGTCAGGCTGACTTCAACTCTCTTTTATACTTTTTGGCCAAGCGCATGTGTTAGACGCGGGAGAATGGCGAGTGGCTGGACAAGAAAATAGGGCTGGGGCTGATGGGAAAGCGCACTTTGTTGGGGGCTGATGTGGCGCTTTCTGGTCCGTTGGATTTTCCAATCAACAGTCCATAttttttagcaaaaaaaaattaaaaaggaaaaaataagaCAAAATCCAATTGTTATCGTTGACTTACGTGTCAAAATCTTGACTGTTggactacaattttttttttaatctaactGTCCATATAAATTAggttaataaaaattaaaaaaaatacagaaaaacataaaaaagaattttttttttaaaataaatacctaaccatgcTTTTGGGTAGTGACACATGAAGTGACGAAATTGGTTAAAATCGTATccgaaattaataataaaattatcttttattattttattaaaaaaaacaataatattttcATACCAATAGTCTGGACAATTTAGTTTAGGATGGACATGCACTTGGGCAGTTATTGTTCATTGAAGACAGTAATTGCCTAACTCAATTACCTGGGCAGTAATTGCTTGGGCAATTTGGTAGGGGGAAGTGCTCTTAGTTGCTTTAAATTGCTTGATGGGGCTGTGGAATGAAAATCCGGTGGAGGATGCCGATTGAGTTTTAGTTAGGTTAAACTGCTTAATGGGTTGGGGAATGGGGAATAAAATCCAATGCATGATGATGATCGAGTTTTTTTAGTTATTTACAAGATGGAGAGTTTCGAACCTAAGAAGTATGAGTAGAAATTCAACACCCTATCTACTAGGATATATGAGGTCATAACAAACCACATGCATCTTCACCTAAATGGAATAAAAAACCTAATTAGATatacaaaacgaaacaaaagccTCACATTGGTAGAAATGTCATATCCATTTCTCTGTGTTTTGCGGATCTGAGGTAAAAtaacccaaagcccaaacagaAATCAAACAAATATAGCTAACATTAAATAGAcgaaaaaaattggaaagaaagaccTCCCCATTTGTCTAGCTCTAGAgttgggttagggttaggttcATGAGAAATTGATTCATAGGCCAAGTCACATGGTGTAACATTAATTCTATGTGTTACATATAATTAGAAAGTAATTTTGTCTACAAGTTTAGTCTATTTAACATTATCATTTAATTAATGAAATTATTAatcaaaaataaattacatcatgaTTTTAGtgaaataacaaaacaaaaaacccaaaaaaattagtgaaATAAAAACGTCATGTGGTGTGTTCCAAGTACATTCGTTTCATCCGGTGCTAGTTTGGTTATGAAATCAAATCTAAGTGCAAACCTACAAACTCTACATGCGTACTGTCTTTTGGCATCCTCTAACAATGACATATACTGTCTTAGCACTAAGAATGAACGCCATGAGTTAAAAGAGGAAGATCTTAATCACCAAAGCAATCCACGACTGaattttaacttaattaaaGCTGACCCTGAAATAAAAATTCGTAAATATTGGTCGCTGAACTTGATTTCATGATAATGTAGAGCAATAATCCATTTAGTAATAACTCTATTAGAACTTTTTCCCAAAATATTTCTAGTCAGATACAAAAACTCCAATTAAGCCAAAATTCAGAATTATTGctgcattttttttgttttaaatatatACGAGCATATATACGTATTTGTGTCAATTAGTACAGTGACACGCGTACTTGGTTTGTCTTATACACGTGGCGCCTAAAAACCAGTTTAAAAGTGGCAACTGCTCATTTCTCTCTGAAAACGCGAACTTCGCCATTATTTCTCTCTGATCATGTTCTCTGTCTTGGCCGTTACCTTCACTCTCTCTCTGCGTTTCTTCCCGCCGGTTACTTTAACGGAGAACCGTACAACACCGTTTCAGGCGTTGCCATATCTAGTCACAGCCTGAAGGGCAACAATACACAATTAATCACCCTTaatggtctctctctctctctccctccctctctctctctctctcccaattTTTGTTCTTGTAAAATATAACTCATAATTCAATTTCCTTTTCAGGGTTTTGTTTCATTCATGGCTTTTGATGATTTCTTGAGTTCAAGTTTCAATCTTGGGATTTTCCCTTTTCCAAATTCTCTCATATTTTGACTGAATtttttgattttaatttctttaattttatacaGCGTGAAttagaaaacccagaaaaattacaaaagagGAAGTGAGAGGAAGTTGCaaagttgtgtgtgtgtgtgtgtagaagtTGCAAAGTTGGTGCCTTTTTTggggttgaggaagaagaagaagaagaaggagaaatggATATAACAGAGGTGTCAATAATTCACCATGTGGGCATTGTGTTATGTATGCTGTGGTTGCTCTCCCACAACAATTACTGCCACCCAGTTGCCTACTTTTTATCTCTCATTTATCTTTACCTGGTAAGAATTTTACCATTCACTTATGCCTTTACATTTTGTTTTCGTTCCtctttcatatatatacatttgaAACTTGTAGCGTTAGGGTCTTTCGCCTTCGATACGTTGTATCAGTGTTATGTAATGATTAtttacctctcccagaccctgcgtaaagcgggagccttgtgcactgggtacgacctttttttaaaGGAAACATGTTATGTAATTTAATTTGGTAATGCATGTGCTAAAAGGGATGTGATTGAAGTGAACTTTTCTTGTACTTGTGAAAGGTTCATGATAGGTACATTACGAGATTGCGGAAGAAATTACAGTTCGAGGAAAGAAAACAGGCTAATCAGAGACGGGTAGTTTCTTACTTTTCCCATTCTGCATTTTCAGCTGTTATTAGTTGCTTTATTGGTTAAATATTATGCCTTACGACATGTTCAACAAACCgatgaaaaaagagaaaaaaatccaCCCCAAGAAATGTTGTTGGAAATGGAGCAAAAATTTAAATCTTAATGTTCAGATGACACTACTATACTTCATTAgagttttatttcctttttcgaATACTTCAGGTGCTTTCTGATTCTGAGACGGTGCTGTGGTTGAACCACACAATTGAAAAGATATGGCCTATATGTATGGAACAGATTGCTTCACAGAAGATCCTTATCCCCATCATACCTTGGTTTTTGGAGAAGTACAAGCCATGGACTGCCGTAAGACTAACTTCTGATCTATTAAAATCAAATACAATGAAATCGTGCTATTGGTTTGGATTGATCACTTGGTTCTAATTGCTCTCTTATTAAGACTCTTGGATTTCTTGTTGTAGTTTGATGTATGTCTGTGTTGGTATTTCTGGTATGGTTACTTTATTTATTATCATATACCTGTTCTGATTGAACGAGATTGTTGAGTGATCGACAACTCTCAAAGGATGTAATGCTTTGTTGGCTCTTAACTTTGTGTTCTTTAGAGAGTATATTTTCATTTATTAATGCTATCGAAGTGGCAACAACTGTTTTCGTTGCATCCACATCTTATACAACTATgttattgtttttcattttcttattgAAGGGCATCCTAAATCATAAAGTGAATTATGTGATGTCCAATATTTCAATCTTTTGCAGGTATAGTTTTGGTGAAACATGTcttttttttctgaatttgATAGTGTCATCTTGTTATCTGGTGGTTATATATTGATACCTTATTCAGTTATTGATGATGATCTGAATATGTTTACAGAAGCAAGCAGTAGTTCAGCACCTTTACTTGGGAAGAAATGCACCTATACTCACAGATATGAGAGTGGTTCGCCAGTCTACTGATGATGATCACCTGGTATTGTTTACATTCTCTGGAATGTTCAATCAATACTTTTCATGCACTCTTCGTCGTTGCAGGTCCCAAATTCAGATACTAAATTGTAACTTGATGCAGGTTCTGGAGTTGGGATTGAATTTTCTTACAGCTGATGATATGATCGCAATACTTGCTGTGAAGTTAAGGAAAAGACTAGGTTTTGGGATGTGGGCAAAGTTGAATATTACAGGCATGCATGTTGAAGGAAAGGTACGTACTTGAATAACTGTTAACTGTAGGTCTAGATGGGACTACTTATAAGCTAGTCATGTACGATATTTGTTCATAGACatctgaaaatttaaaattgatgAACAATTTTCCATCTTATGTTGCATTGTAGCTCCTGTTATTTATGCTAGGTACTCTATATCACCTTGTTGAGTTGGTTCAGCTAGTGTAACATAAGAGTAACTGTAAGCTATTTTCATACTTTATTTACATGGGAAATAGGATGTCCACAATGGCTTGTACAAACTACTTATACGTTCTGATCAAGCtggatttttcttttgaaggtCTTGATTGGAGTGAAGTTTCTTCGCAGGTGGCCATTTCTTGGCCGTGTGCGGCTATGCTTCGTTGACCCTCCATATTTTCAGATGACTGTTAAACCTATTTTCACTCATGGACTTGACGTTACAGTACTCCCTGGGATTGCTGGATGGCTGGTAACTTTTATCATATTGAAGCAAAATAAATTCTTAACTCTCTCCATTTCTCGCTCTCCGTCTATGTATCTTTCTCTCTGACTTGCTCTTTGTGATTTTGTCTGCCAGGAGAAGCTTCTGTCAATTGCCTTTGAGCAGACACTTGTTGAGGTATGGATTTTGGACTCCTCCGTAAACAACCTTTACATCTTGCCCCCATTGGAATGAAAATTAGACCTTTAAATCAAATTATTACTTATTTTTGCAGCCTAATATGCTGGTTGTTGACATGGAGAAATTTGTTTCCCCAAAGCAAGGTAATTATATACAAACGCATACACACACTCGCACACTTAAATGTGCAAACAGATATGTACGTATTTTGATAAATACCGCATATATCTTTCCATATATtaggttttcatgaaaaaaaaaaaaaaaaactttaacttGTATtaacttggtgcgatggcaagtgccttcgcccatgagcagtaggtctcgggttcgagacttgggagcagcctctccataaatgggggtaaggctagccgacattcacctctcccagaccctgcgtaaagcgggagccttgtgcactgggtacgacctttagtAGATTTGTCACTCTAAAGTAGTTAGTTTACATTAGAAAACATAAGTTTATCTTCCCTTTTCCCCTTACAGCAGGTTAAATACCACATCGGTAATAATTTCGGCAGTGGTCATGCCTTATTAGTTGgttgcttttgaaatttaatattGTATAAGCTTCTGTTAAGGAGAAAGTGCACTAATTATGGAAAAGTAAAAATCTTTGGAAAGCTGTAAAACAGTGTCATGAATGCTTTGTTCTTCATTAGCGTTGTTGtgaacgttttttttttctcgctCTCACACAGAGACACTCAaaatgtatttttaaaatgtttCGGTTGATAGTAGATG
Protein-coding regions in this window:
- the LOC126590055 gene encoding C2 domain-containing protein At1g53590-like translates to MDVTEVTLIHHVGIVLMVIWFLSHFNCCHPVVYFISLIYLYLVHERYVMRLQKKLRFEERKQANQRRVLSDSETVRWLNHAVEKIWPICMEQIASQKVLLPIIPWFMEKYKPWTVGKAVVQHLYLGRNPPMFTEMRVLRQSTDDDHLVLELGMNFLTADDMLGILAVKLRKTLGFGIWTKLHITGMHVEGKVLIGVKFLRKWPFLGRVRLCFVEPPYFQMIVKPIFTRGLDVTEVPGIDGWLDKLLAVAFEQTLVQPNMLVVDMEKFTSPEQESWFTVDEKDPVAFVRIEVIEASDMKASDLNGFADPYVKGRLGVYQFKTKIQKKTLTPKWHEEFKIPIITWDSPNVLAIEVNDKDIFVDDTLGDCSINISNLRDGGRHDMWLPLQNIKTAGRLHVAVTVLDENEKGDDSPDFQEKPDVEEQRNSSVSDTGNKGSFSSVSLGKSPKVADHFEPIDVDGQKDTGIWVHHPGSEVSQTWEARKGKVRRLNTQVQREPNGSGIGSQVNDSSSTDENPEDKHRMTSVRRGLHMISSVFHRNSKKEDNSCSFKEPVETPRVNLRAVNEKDIGASNEKDIGVQLVMDDGLCSPLSGKANLKGGASSSGESGSDSPGKGKMKDMAKNLYKNAERSVKHALSRKGSRKSQADSRTASEREILADSISSDDDSLPSPFVETIPVASKPIPRSSDIDSGIAEKPVVQPVIDTAVDAEVPANRVELGELEK
- the LOC126590060 gene encoding BAHD acyltransferase At5g47980-like; this encodes MRGQPFKLRPNTKCSLDKSKTYRLIRNAKCFSKNIIKRSIVTQSVEQKMASEMKVEVVHKEIIKPSSPTPHHLRNLGLSVFDQFQPEIYIPVILFYRRSGDEVNNNRHCLFAEKLKLLKKSLSEALTRFYPFAGKFEYNVSISCNDHGAAFLEAQVNCPISKILDKPEFSILDQLLPTAIGSNQSEAGYLLLVQASLFECGGLAIGVRICHKVADASTFSAFIRHWTEISLGSAISRDHDVHPAEFSVAASLFPPQDFFNSPKPTVHLPKDKCVTRRYVFDASNIAALKTKAASATVPKPTRVEAVSALIWKCAMEASRWNLGSIRPSVLCQAVNIRKGLSGQAENLMGNLVWCFTAMNLESELDYKNLVVKLRKGIEVYKEEHPNGVSGDVVMQTIKESGNLGRHDVETYAFSSWCRLPFYKANFGWGKPAWVSIRTIEFKNMIALMDTNDGGGIEATLTLKEDDMAMIGSNKEFLAYASLNPAVI